One stretch of Zingiber officinale cultivar Zhangliang chromosome 6B, Zo_v1.1, whole genome shotgun sequence DNA includes these proteins:
- the LOC121992158 gene encoding lysine histidine transporter 1-like, with translation MGTQGQSLPENYDSRQNQSEKEKEKEKAIDDWLPITSSRNAKWWYSAFHNVTAMVGAGVLSLPYAMSELGWGPGIAVMVISWIVTLYTLWQMVEMHEMVPGKRFDRYHELGQYAFGEKLGLYIVVPQQLIVEVGVCIIYMVTGGRSLKKFHDVVCSDCKQIKLTFFIMIFASVHFVLSQLPNFNSISGISLAAAVMSFSYSTIAWVASVDKGKQEHVEYGYKSDTQERTVMRFLAALGDVAFAYAGHNVVLEIQATIPSTPEKPSKKPMWKGVIVAYIVVALCYFPVAFVGYWAFGNGVEDNILVSLSRPHWLIAMANMMVVVHVIGSYQIYAMPVFDMMETVLVKRLRFPPGLTLRLITRSAYVAFTMFVGITFPFFGGLLSFFGGFAFAPTTYFLPCIMWLAIYKPRRFSLSWITNWICIILGVLLMILAPIGALRDIIGNIIDKQYKFYQ, from the exons ATGGGAACTCAAGGTCAATCACTCCCTGAGAACTACGACAGTAGACAAAATCAG agcgagaaggagaaggagaaggagaaggcgaTCGACGACTGGCTTCCCATCACATCCTCCCGCAACGCCAAGTGGTGGTACTCTGCCTTCCACAATGTCACCGCCATGGTCGGAGCTGGCGTCCTCAGTTTGCCTTACGCCATGTCCGAACTCGGATG GGGGCCTGGGATCGCCGTAATGGTCATATCATGGATCGTGACCCTGTACACCCTGTGGCAAATGGTGGAGATGCACGAGATGGTTCCCGGGAAGCGATTCGATCGGTACCACGAGTTGGGACAATATGCTTTCGGCGAGAAGCTAGGCCTTTACATCGTCGTTCCCCAGCAGCTGATTGTGGAAGTCGGCGTCTGCATCATCTACATGGTCACCGGCGGCAGATCCCTCAAGAAGTTCCACGACGTCGTCTGCTCTGACTGCAAGCAGATCAAGCTCACCTTTTTCATCATGATCTTCGCCTCTGTGCACTTTGTCCTCTCGCAGCTTCCCAACTTCAACTCTATTTCTGGGATATCTCTGGCCGCCGCTGTTATGTCTTTCAG TTATTCTACCATTGCATGGGTGGCTTCGGTGGACAAGGGGAAGCAGGAGCATGTGGAATACGGTTACAAATCTGATACACAAGAAAGGACTGTGATGAGGTTCCTGGCGGCGCTGGGAGATGTGGCCTTCGCGTACGCTGGCCACAACGTGGTGCTGGAAATCCAAGCCACCATTCCTTCCACTCCTGAGAAGCCTTCCAAGAAGCCGATGTGGAAGGGCGTGATCGTCGCCTACATCGTCGTCGCCCTCTGCTACTTCCCTGTGGCTTTCGTCGGCTACTGGGCCTTCGGCAACGGAGTCGAGGACAACATCCTGGTCTCTCTAAGCAGACCGCACTGGCTAATTGCCATGGCCAACATGATGGTCGTCGTTCACGTGATCGGAAGCTACCAG ATCTACGCGATGCCTGTGTTCGACATGATGGAGACGGTGCTGGTCAAAAGGCTTCGTTTTCCTCCTGGTCTAACTCTTCGCCTGATAACACGAAGTGCTTATGTCG CATTCACCATGTTCGTCGGCATAACCTTCCCCTTCTTCGGCGGACTACTCTCTTTCTTCGGCGGATTCGCGTTCGCCCCGACCACATACTTC CTTCCTTGCATCATGTGGCTTGCTATTTACAAACCCAGAAGGTTTAGCTTATCTTGGATCACTAATTGG ATCTGCATAATTCTTGGGGTCCTGCTGATGATCTTGGCTCCTATTGGTGCATTGCGAGACATCATCGGAAACATAATAGACAAGCAATACAAGTTCTACCAATGA